In Lepisosteus oculatus isolate fLepOcu1 chromosome 15, fLepOcu1.hap2, whole genome shotgun sequence, one genomic interval encodes:
- the cybb gene encoding cytochrome b-245 heavy chain isoform X1, which yields MGNWVVNEGLSIFVILVWLGINAYLFVHFYIVYLSDRFFYTRVLLGHALSWARAPAACLNFNCMLILLPVCRNLLSFLRGSCQCFSRNVTRQLDGNITFHKLVAYMIAFHTAVHIIAHLFNFEWFMDAQLDNTTSLPYVLSQIGNGDNRSYLNPIRTNQTNPTEVAFTYLAGLSGVASTLALILMITSSMEVIRRSYFEVFWYTHHLFVVFYIGIVIHGIGRIVRGQTAESIKVHDPKQCISQYQTWGKNNTECPVPDFAGNPPMTWMWVVGPMFLYLCERLVRFWRSQQKVVVTKVVTHPSKTIELQLKKKGFKMEVGQYVFMKCPSISQLEWHPFTLTSAPEEDHFSVHIRIVGDWTQKLFEACGCDKKEFQEAWKLPKIAIDGPFGTASEDVFRYEVVMLVGAGIGVTPFASILKSVWYRYSHNNTNLVTKKIYFYWLCRETQAFEWFADLLQSLESQMLERGNADFLSYNIYLTSWNEAEATHFTVHHEEENDPITGLKQKTLYGRPNWDNEFKTIASNHPGTRVGLFLCGPESLAKSLGKNCNTHSDADPRGVHFIFNKENF from the exons atgggTAACTGGGTTGTGAACGAGGGGCTTTCCATCTTTGTCATT ctGGTATGGCTTGGGATCAATGCTTATCTCTTTGTGCATTTCTATATTGTTTACCTCAGTGACAGATTTTTCTACACTAGAGTTCTTCTCGGG CATGCCTTGTCCTGGGCCAGAGCCCCAGCTGCCTGCCTTAATTTTAACTGCATGCTCATTCTCCTGCCAGTCTGCCGAAATTTACTTTCCTTTCTCCGAGGATCCTGCCAG TGCTTTAGTCGTAATGTCACAAGGCAACTGGACGGTAATATCACCTTTCACAAACTGGTTGCCTACATGATTGCATTTCACACTG CTGTCCATATAATAGCTCATTTATTCAACTTCGAGTGGTTCATGGATGCCCAGTTAGACAACACCACAAGTCTTCCTTATGTGTTGTCACAAATTGGAAATGGAGACAACAGGTCCTATCTGAATCCGATCCGAACCAACCAAACA AACCCAACAGAAGTGGCATTCACATACTTAGCTGGTCTCTCAGGTGTGGCCAGTACCTTGGCTCTGATTTTGATGATTACTTCATCCATGGAAGTCATCCGGAGGTCTTACTTTGAAGTCTTCTGGTATACTCATCACCTCTTTGTCGTCTTTTACATTGGGATAGTGATACATGGAATTGG ACGAATTGTGCGTGGCCAGACTGCAGAAAGTATCAAAGTTCATGATCCTAAACAGTGTATCAGCCAGTATCAAACATGGGGAAAGAACAATACAGAGTGTCCTGTGCCAGACTTTGCAGGAAATCCTCCAATG ACTTGGATGTGGGTGGTCGGACCTATGTTTTTATACCTGTGTGAAAGACTAGTGCGATTCTGGAGATCACAACAGAAAGTTGTTGTTACAAAG GTGGTTACACACCCTTCCAAAACAATAGAGCTACAGTTGAAGAAGAAGGGTTTCAAGATGGAAGTTGGTCAGTATGTGTTCATGAAGTGCCCATCCATCTCCCAACTGGAGTGGCATCCGTTTACACTGACATCTGCTCCAGAAGAAGATCACTTCAGTGTCCACATCCGAATCGTGGGTGACTGGACACAGAAATTATTTGAGGCTTGTGGTTGTGACAAGAAAGAGTTTCAGGAAGCCTGGAAGCTGCCAAA GATCGCTATTGATGGGCCTTTTGGTACAGCCAGTGAGGATGTCTTCCGCTATGAAGTGGTCATGCTGGTAGGGGCCGGCATTGGTGTAACACCCTTTGCCTCCATCCTCAAGTCGGTTTGGTACAGATATTCCCACAACAACACCAACTTAGTGACTAAAAAG ATCTATTTCTACTGGCTCTGCAGAGAGACCCAGGCCTTCGAGTGGTTTGCTGATCTGCTGCAGTCCCTGGAGAGTCAGATGCTGGAGAGAGGAAATGCTGACTTTCTCAGCTACAACATCTACCTGACTAGTTGGAATGAGGCTGAG GCAACCCATTTTACTGTTCATCATGAAGAGGAGAATGATCCTATAACAGGACTGAAGCAAAAAACTCTTTATGGGAGACCGAATTGGGACAATGAATTTAAGACCATCGCAAGCAATCACCCAGG TACTAGAGTCGGATTGTTTCTGTGTGGTCCGGAGAGTCTCGCCAAATCTCTGGGAAAGAACTGCAACACCCACTCTGATGCAGACCCACGAGGAGTTCACTTCATATTCAACAAGGAGAACTTCTAG
- the dynlt3 gene encoding dynein light chain Tctex-type 3, whose protein sequence is MEEYHSSDEVPFNADEASSCVKECIEGIIGGVDYNQNKVNQWTASIVEHSLTQLVKQGKPFKYIVNCAVMQKSGAGLHTANSCYWDTATDGSCTVRWENRTMYCVVSVFAVAVTL, encoded by the exons ATGGAGGAATACCATTCCAGCGACGAG gtCCCCTTTAATGCAGATGAAGCAAGCAGCTGCGTGAAAGAG TGTATTGAAGGTATCATTGGTGGAGTAGATTACAATCAGAACAAGGTGAATCAGTGGACAGCCAGTATTGTTGAGCACTCCCTCACTCAGCTTGTCAAGCAAGGAAAACCATTCAAGTACATAG TCAACTGTGCTGTGATGCAGAAGAGTGGAGCTGGACTACACACAGCCAATTCCTGTTACTGGGACACAGCTACTGATG GGAGCTGCACGGTGAGATGGGAGAATCGCACCATGTATTGTGTGGTCAGTGTCTTTGCTGTTGCTGTGACCCTCTAG
- the cybb gene encoding cytochrome b-245 heavy chain isoform X2 — translation MLILLPVCRNLLSFLRGSCQCFSRNVTRQLDGNITFHKLVAYMIAFHTAVHIIAHLFNFEWFMDAQLDNTTSLPYVLSQIGNGDNRSYLNPIRTNQTNPTEVAFTYLAGLSGVASTLALILMITSSMEVIRRSYFEVFWYTHHLFVVFYIGIVIHGIGRIVRGQTAESIKVHDPKQCISQYQTWGKNNTECPVPDFAGNPPMTWMWVVGPMFLYLCERLVRFWRSQQKVVVTKVVTHPSKTIELQLKKKGFKMEVGQYVFMKCPSISQLEWHPFTLTSAPEEDHFSVHIRIVGDWTQKLFEACGCDKKEFQEAWKLPKIAIDGPFGTASEDVFRYEVVMLVGAGIGVTPFASILKSVWYRYSHNNTNLVTKKIYFYWLCRETQAFEWFADLLQSLESQMLERGNADFLSYNIYLTSWNEAEATHFTVHHEEENDPITGLKQKTLYGRPNWDNEFKTIASNHPGTRVGLFLCGPESLAKSLGKNCNTHSDADPRGVHFIFNKENF, via the exons ATGCTCATTCTCCTGCCAGTCTGCCGAAATTTACTTTCCTTTCTCCGAGGATCCTGCCAG TGCTTTAGTCGTAATGTCACAAGGCAACTGGACGGTAATATCACCTTTCACAAACTGGTTGCCTACATGATTGCATTTCACACTG CTGTCCATATAATAGCTCATTTATTCAACTTCGAGTGGTTCATGGATGCCCAGTTAGACAACACCACAAGTCTTCCTTATGTGTTGTCACAAATTGGAAATGGAGACAACAGGTCCTATCTGAATCCGATCCGAACCAACCAAACA AACCCAACAGAAGTGGCATTCACATACTTAGCTGGTCTCTCAGGTGTGGCCAGTACCTTGGCTCTGATTTTGATGATTACTTCATCCATGGAAGTCATCCGGAGGTCTTACTTTGAAGTCTTCTGGTATACTCATCACCTCTTTGTCGTCTTTTACATTGGGATAGTGATACATGGAATTGG ACGAATTGTGCGTGGCCAGACTGCAGAAAGTATCAAAGTTCATGATCCTAAACAGTGTATCAGCCAGTATCAAACATGGGGAAAGAACAATACAGAGTGTCCTGTGCCAGACTTTGCAGGAAATCCTCCAATG ACTTGGATGTGGGTGGTCGGACCTATGTTTTTATACCTGTGTGAAAGACTAGTGCGATTCTGGAGATCACAACAGAAAGTTGTTGTTACAAAG GTGGTTACACACCCTTCCAAAACAATAGAGCTACAGTTGAAGAAGAAGGGTTTCAAGATGGAAGTTGGTCAGTATGTGTTCATGAAGTGCCCATCCATCTCCCAACTGGAGTGGCATCCGTTTACACTGACATCTGCTCCAGAAGAAGATCACTTCAGTGTCCACATCCGAATCGTGGGTGACTGGACACAGAAATTATTTGAGGCTTGTGGTTGTGACAAGAAAGAGTTTCAGGAAGCCTGGAAGCTGCCAAA GATCGCTATTGATGGGCCTTTTGGTACAGCCAGTGAGGATGTCTTCCGCTATGAAGTGGTCATGCTGGTAGGGGCCGGCATTGGTGTAACACCCTTTGCCTCCATCCTCAAGTCGGTTTGGTACAGATATTCCCACAACAACACCAACTTAGTGACTAAAAAG ATCTATTTCTACTGGCTCTGCAGAGAGACCCAGGCCTTCGAGTGGTTTGCTGATCTGCTGCAGTCCCTGGAGAGTCAGATGCTGGAGAGAGGAAATGCTGACTTTCTCAGCTACAACATCTACCTGACTAGTTGGAATGAGGCTGAG GCAACCCATTTTACTGTTCATCATGAAGAGGAGAATGATCCTATAACAGGACTGAAGCAAAAAACTCTTTATGGGAGACCGAATTGGGACAATGAATTTAAGACCATCGCAAGCAATCACCCAGG TACTAGAGTCGGATTGTTTCTGTGTGGTCCGGAGAGTCTCGCCAAATCTCTGGGAAAGAACTGCAACACCCACTCTGATGCAGACCCACGAGGAGTTCACTTCATATTCAACAAGGAGAACTTCTAG